The DNA window TACAGAAACAGCGGTAATAACCTGCCATCCCCAGGAAGCGTTGAAGGTCTCTCTTAGTTTTTGGAATGGGGAAAGACACAATAGCTTGGACTTTTGCGTCAACAGGCTTGACTGTTCAGTGTCCCACCAGTTTACCCAAGTGACAGTGCCCTGTCCGAACTCACATTTCTCCAAGTTCAGCACTAACGAAGCCCCTTTCAACCTAGTAAAAACCTGGTCTAATGCTATCAAATGTTGTTCCCACGAGTCAGAATAAACAACCACGtcatctaagtaaatcacagtTTCAAAAATCTCCTAAATGAGTCGCTGAAAGGTAGCTGGGGCATTTCATAACCCGAAGGACATGACCGTATATTGTAGGAAGGTGTCTGGGGTAGCGAAAGCAGAGATTTCGGAAGCACGAGGGGTTAACGGCACCTGCTAATAACCTTTTAGGAGATCGAGCTTAGTGACAAATTGAGCGGAACCAATGCGATCTACGCAATCTTCCATTCTGGGAAGTGGAAAGGCATCTGGTTTGGTGATTGCATTTACCTTTCTATAATCCGTACAGAAACTAAACGTACCGTCGGGTTTTGGGACGAGCAAACAAGGTGAACTCTAAGGATTGGAACTAGGAATGGCGAGACCCGTTTCCAACAGATAATCAGTCTCCTTCTTTAATAGCTCTCGCTTATGAGGACTAACGCGATAGGGGTGCTGTTTGATGGGGATATGATCTCCAACATCAATGTCATGCTCTAACACAGGGGTCCGCGAAGGGGTGTCGGAGAATAGAGACGGAAACTTACGCGCTAGGGCCTGGATATCCGATTGGGCAGCTCTGGGTAAGTGAGCAAGCCTTCTCTCGAGGGTTTTAAGGGCTTCTGAATTTGGTAGGCGAGCACATGGCAAACAATTTCTCCCGAGATGCAGATCATCGAGTTCGGGCGAGTACTCGCGCACCAGCACAGTAACcacagcagaggggagcagaagAGAAGCGGACGAAGGAGCGGGATCAGCACGATCAAAGTAAGGTTTTAACATGTTTACATGACACAAACGAGTTTTCCGCTTTCAGTTTGGGGTTTCGATTACGTAATTGGTGGGACTTACTTTTTCCTGTATTCTATAGGGACCTGAAAACCGTGCTTGAAGAGATGAGCCAGGCAGGGGTAAAAGGACCAACACACAATCTCCCTCCTGGAAAGTTCGTTCTCTGGCTTTCCTATCGAAATGAGCTTTCATCACCTCCTGTGACGACCTTAACGAGCGCTTAGCCAATTCCCTGGCTGCACCAAGGCGCTCACGCAGAGACTTTACAAAGCTCAACACATCCTTAGCCTGAGGAGGTGGACTCGGGGACAACCACTGCTCCTGCAGTATCATAAAAAGGGCCACGCACCGTATGCCCAAAAACAAGTTCAGCTGGCCTGCACGGTATCCCGAATTGCGAAAAGAAGCAAAGGCACTCCTTCATCCCAATCTTTTCCCGCCTCTAAACAGTAGGTTCACAACATCGTCTTAAACGACTGATGAAAACGCTCAAGGGCAACCTGGGACTCCGGGTGATAAGCACTGGAGACCCGATGTCGAATATTCAACTCACGTAACACTTGCGAAAATAACCGGGAAGTGAAGTTCGACCCTTGATCAGATTGTATGTATTTCGGCAAACCAAATGTGATACGGAATTTTATTAGAGCTTTCACCACCCCTTTGGTTTTTAAGCTCCACATAGGTATCGCTTCAGGGTAGCGGGTAGTAGCGCACATTACCGTAAAGAGGTAACTATTCCCGGAACAAGTTTTAGGTAATGGACCTACACAATCAATAAAGACGTGTTCAAACGGTTCCCCAATCGCTGGGACTGGACGCAGGGGAGTGGGGGGAATCATTTGGTTGGGTTTCCCTATCAGCTGACAAGTGTGACACGAGCGACAATATTTCTTTACGTCCGAATTTATCCCTGGctaataaaaacatttcagtatgCGAGCGAGTGTCTTCCTAACCCCTAAGTGGCCAGAACACGGGTGGTCATGGGCTAAGGTTAATACTTGGTTTCTATGGGAACACGGAACAACCCCCTGAAACACCGTAGCCCATTCCATTTGAGACTGAGGAGGTGTCCACTTCCTCATTAACACATCCTGATCGACAAAGTACGCCACTGGATGGTCTGCTAAGTCTGCCTTCTCTATGGCCTAATCAAAGCACTCCTTCGGGGATGGGTCAGCTCGCTGAGTGGAGATTAACTCTCCCTGCGTGCACATGGTATCAGTGGCTTGGGGTGAAACTGGTTTTTCCAGCACAGGTTCTATGCTAGGGCACGGGGGCAAAATGGAGACCACCGGATCACCCATGAAGGTGTCAGCCAGGTCAATATCCGCTAATTTTCGAGCCTGAAAACGAGTAAGGACACAGGTGGGAAATACAGCAGGGTAGTCATATTCTAAATTGTCAGAGCAGTAACTTGGTTCTGACGCAACCTCAGGTAATGGAACTAACTTCTCTCCCGCGATATCATTTCCCAAAATGAAAGTTACCCCCGAAACAGGGAGACGAGGTCGAATAGCcactataacaaaccccgagaAATCTTCTGCTTTTAAATAAACCTGGTGAAGAGGCACTCTCACAGTTCCCAGTTCAATACCCTGTACAAGAACATCATAACCAGAATAGGTCGAGTTGGTAAAGGGTAACACATTGTCAAGGATAAAGGACTGAGCAGCTCCAGTGTCACGCAAAATGGTTACGGGGCACTTTACATCAGAATCATCCAGTGAAACAAAACCAGTAAACACAAAGGGTTGGAAGGCGGGTTCGACGGAGTGGGTTGGCAGCGAGACATCAACAATGCAATCAGCAACATGTACCTTCTTGACTGCCAAGCGAGCATTCTTGCGCCGAAGCACAGGGCAAACAGAAATAAGGTGACCAACTTCATGACAATAGAAACATTCCCTAGTTTCTACCGGTGGGGTTGTCGGGGCAGCCTTCTCAGGAGGCGGCACTGATCTCGGATGGAGCTTACGAGGAAAAGGAGTAGGGACAAACACAGTTCTGTGGGTTAATACAAATTCTGCGAGGGTAGTGGCTTCCGCAAGAGACGTAACCTTCTGTTCATCCAGGTATATCACTACACAATCCGGTACACAGTTTTTGAACTCCTCCAGCAAGAGCAGTTCCTTAAGCTGATCAAAGTCAGTCACACTACTAGCGGAACACCATTTATGAAAGAGAAGTGACTTCTCCCGAGCGAATTCCACGTGTGTTTGCTGGCCGGATTTACAAAGTTTCTGGAAGTTTTGCCGGTAAGCTTCCAGCACTAATTCATAAGCCCTTAAGACAGTTGCCTTCACAACCTCATAATCAAGGCTCTGTTCTAAACCAAGAGCCGAACAAACCTCTTGAGCTATCCCCACGAGTTTGCACTGAAGCAAAAGCGACCAAAGGTGCTTGGGCCAATGCAGAGTGGTTGCGATGCGCTCAAAGATGGGGAAATAGGCATCTACTTCATTCTCTCTAAATATGGGCTCGAGTCCAATATGGCGACACATCAAATCCGAGATTCTCCCTCTCAGGGGAACGGGTTGGAACTGACGGAGACTGAGTGCAAGGACACGTAGTCTCGTCCGGCAAGCTAGCACCGGCACGAGCCAAGGGAGCGGTGGAGCGAGCAGCTTCTAGAGGCGAGCTTACCTAACGAGGCTGAGGTATAGGCGGTGGCTGGCCCACCCTCACCTTCTGCACGGCAGCATCCCACTCTGCTTCCATCTCCAAAGCCCTTATCCGCAGGAGTTGGGCTTGGCAATCCTTCCTCTTAATCTCCAGTTCGAGTTCCCTAAGCCGAATTGTAAGGAGGATGTCCTCCTTAGGCGAGCCGGGATCCCTGGGATTCATGTGAGGCCGAGGCCCTGGGCCTCCAGCTTCAGCCGTTGTAGGCGACCAGGCTGGGCAAGGTGCAACACCCGAGAGATCACCAGGCGCCggcgaggtggaacagtacgttatgtatgtttgtagtagcctaattaaatattttttgacatacattttttccatctgtatttactagcttaaaaaaatttatatataaagtatagcaaagtaaaaagagctcttgtatcggaatctgtatcggtattggcagttgtgtatcggaatcggagcTTCAGTAGCTGTCGCTATGAAGTTTCTAGCATCTGTTGTCCCTGAATAAAACAGTTCAAGCCATACAGGCTTGAACTGCCCCTGCCCAGTACAGTGCCTACTCCTATTCCTAACCTACTTCAGCAGTTGAACTCATTCACTTTGGAAGATTATATGTACTATTATGATACACACTGTTCCtcattattttctgttctgTAACACTCTCTGTCATGTGCAGGTAATGCATTCTGATGTGCTCATTCCCACTGGGGGCTCAGtgaggctcagtgggttgggGTACTGTGCCTACGTTTGgaaggttcaaatcccagcgtTGGCAGAGTAGTTTCAATGCCCTTAACCCCAagttgttccagggactggccAACAAACTTAAATTAAATCCATGAAATGTACAGAACAGACATACCATGAATTTGTTAGGAAAGCAGtatcaaatgaataaaacatcaTACTGCATTAGCTTTGACCAATTGCATGTCTCATATCCAGGCAACCGTCAACAGTGGGCTGGATCAGTAACCATGTGATaactttccttttttttacGATCTCATCTATATATTCATGCAGCTGAGCAATCAACAGCTTATATTGTCCTGGCTGTTTTAACCATCCAAAACCCTTGGCGGCAAAAGGTAAGGTTTACCATTCTGGAATCAAAGGTAATCAAATACCTACTTTAATATGATTTGTTGTTTCAAAGACACATTCTTAAACTTTGTACTGTATATTGTTTTTGAGCATCTGCAAAAGAAAATTGTGAGGTTTTGACTGAAAGTCTAATTTCACAGCAAGTACATATTTATACCAGGTTAGTCTATTAGACAGaatttttacagtaaaataaacAGTAAAATAAGTGCATAtttctgttattattttttcagGTGAAGCTGTTGGAAAATGTACAACAGAACCGTTCATGTCCTTGACACCATTTTCACCATGGACAGTTTTGAGCTGTCCTGGGAAGGTCTTTACATTACGCTGACATTCAGCTCCCTCATTTACTCTGTCACGTTGGGATGTAATTTGATTCTGCTCCTGATTATAGCCACCAACTCAAATCTGCACCAGCCCATGTATTTGTTCCTCTTGAACCTGTCTGTCAACGACCTCATAGGCATCAGTGCCATGGTTCCCAGGGTTATGCTCAACATGCTCTCTCAAGACAAGGCCATCACTTTCCTTGCATGTGTGATTCAGGCTCTTTGCCTCCACATTTATGGTGGAGCCACACTTTTAATATTGTCTGTTATGGCTTTCGACCGATATATTGCCATCTGTCATCCTTTGCGCTATCACAGCATCATGACCAAAGGCTCTGTGATGAAGCTCAGTGTTTTAGCATGGCTGGTGGACATACTCTTGGTGGGAGTCCTGTTTGTACTGACTCTGCAGTACCCTTTTTGCAGAACGGCACTTTCAAACTACTACTGTGACAATGTGTCTATCTTGAAGCTGACCTGTGCAAAGGAAACCACAGTGAACAACATCTATGGGTTGTTCATCACTGGGCTTTTGCACAGCATTGGGCTGTCCTCTGTGTTTTTTACTTACATCCATATTCTCATCACATGCTTCAGAAACAGAAGTGTGGAGTCGAATGGCAAGGCTATGCACACCTGCGCCACACATTTGTTGGTGTTCCTTATCTACGAGTTCTCAGGTTTTGTCATTGTCCTTTGCTACCggattcccagcatgcccccctccctgcaGAAGTTCATGGCAATGTCATTTTTTGTTATTCCCCCCTGTATAAATCCAATCATCTATGGTGTTAAAACCAAAGAAATCAAAAGGAAACTAAAACTGGTTTTTGCCAATAAGATCTTTCCTAGTAAGGTTTCCGGTTATTTTAAGAGGCCAACAATAAATACTGTTGCCTAAGTTATATAATCTGatgttatataaacaaaaaataagctGATATCACTtcacaataaaaatgttaagatgtatttttttctgtgctttGGCATGTCACCTGACTTTCTGTAACCTTCTTTACATGAGGGCCATGTGATACAGGGATGGGTTAAACCATTTTCAAAGATGGAGGGGTGAGATGGGAATAACCAGACCATGACAGATAAAAACATGACTTTGTCAGGTCggcagaaacaaaaaaagcagaAGGTTACACAAACCCACCCCACAACCTCCTCACAATGTTACTGTACACTGACCTGGTTAATTTTGTTAATCTTAACCCTTTATTTGACCTTACTCCCtgtgtttaaataaaaaatatcatgTACAAACAAACCTAATTTAACCTCCTGGGGCCTATTCAAGCAATTTATTTCGCGATGTGAAACATAGAGGATATACTGTGGCAGGGAAGGAGATGCAGGAGATGAGGGTTCAGGCAAAGATCCTTTGAGGGGTGAGGTTTATTTGTGGAATAGGAGAAAATGTACTAAAGGGTGATGGAGATGAAGGGGGTGTGGTCAGTATTTAAGAAGAAAGCAGCACTTTGCCGAAAAAGGCAGTCGCAGGTTCTCTGGTGCCAGGGGGCAGTcatcctcctggctttcataaGACAAAGACTGCATGTACAATAAATAACCACCCCCACTCCCTGACCTTTTCCACAGCACAGGCGTTAGACTCTACAGGATTATATGGTCGTAACCCCTGGTTAGCCCAAATACCAGCTGCTACCTGGGATTCCTTGTGGACCGTTGCATCACAACACGATAGGGacctgatccccccccccccccacacttttgaaacaaaaataaaagaaaaattttATAAGAAGCATCCCTAAATAGTGTTTAAATAGTGTTGAATGTCTAAATGTTTCTACTCAAACTGTGTCGACCATTACAAACCACCCACAGCCTGTGGTTGGTTGCCTATTTACATGCATGCACATCCCCACGCTTGTCTTCCGCCGTCGTGGATTTTGGGTCCTAAACAAGCTGAGACCTGTGCTGCCTAAGTTCTGCCAAATGCACTTTTCATCACATGAACTAAAAATCTATCACAGTGGTCTTTCAAATAGCAACCAATGTATGTACACTTTAATTATATATAACCTAAATCAAGTCTACACTGAATGCAATTGCCAAATTTTTTCCTTAATATCTAAGATAGGCCAATTTATGTTACTGCAACAAAGCCAACAATTAAGTTTGACCTAACGTGAAATTATATCTGTTAAGATAAAACAATATATCTATGAATGTGCCCTCACGTAAtgtataacatcactgtatattGGGGCTCAGTAAATTTAAAGTTGTTATTTATAATATTCCTAGAAATACTGGCCATTCAAATCAGGCAGAATGGAGGGATCAAAGGATTGCAGAGCGAGGGCCaggaaaataaattattattgtatGCAGATGATATATTGGCTACTGTAACAGACCCCGAGACATCCCGCCCACACTTGATGGACACTATTCAGTCCTATTCCAAACTATCAGGATACAAAGTCAACGTGAATAAATCCGAAGCCGCGCCGGTGACAGCAGTGTGCCAGGATTACATAGTAGCGAAGTTTAAATTTAGGTGGGCCCCGAAAGGCATGAAGTGTTTAGGAGTCCAACTCAGCCAAGTTCTGGAGGACCTGATTGATTTGAATTTTAAGCCAAATgagaacaaaacaaacaaaatgagaaaaatgggaaaaaatacaACTTACACTCTGGGGGAagattaatattattaaaatgataGTGATGCCTCAATGTAATTATTTGTCAGTGATGTTACCTATCATAATAACACCCACTATCTTTAACAGATATGATGAGTTGATAAAACAATTCTTACGGCAGGGGAAAAAAGCAAGAATTAAACTGAGCAAGCTATGTACCCCTAGGGAAAAAGGAGGATTCAGTCTACCAGACCCAAGGCTCTATAGATTGTCTTTTGAAATGTCTAAATTAGCTAAATATTGGAAACAATTAGATAAAAGACCAGACTGGATGGATAACTCGAGGAGGAGTTATGTTTACCATTCAGCCCAAAGGAGAGATTGTGTCAAAGGGATAGCACAACAAACCCAGTCCTCATTCACTCCAGGGATGTGTGGGCCAAAGTACATGAAATGTACAAATTATCACATCACTCACAGAAGTATGCTTCCTTGTGATTGAATCCTGATATTTGTATTGGAAAAACACTGGTATATTGGAAGCAGTGACAATTAAGTGGTATATCTACCATAGGAGACTTATATTAAAAAGGACGATTTAAATCATATGAAGAACTGAGGAGTCAATATGAATTAGGGGGTAAACAACACTTctgtaaatatttacaaatCAGAAACAGTGTGAAATCTAGGATCCAAACTTGCTCAGAAAATCCCATTTTAGACTACCTGAGATTATCACAAGTACATTGCATGGCCTCCCATTTTTATAAACTAACAAACCTTTCAACTAGTGATGAATTCACCAGTATTAAACTACTATGGCAAAACAATCTGGGTATAAACATACAGTAAGACAATAAAAGTGGCTGGGGATTTTGGCAGATTGTGGAAGGTATGTCAGAAAGGCGAGAGGGAAATTTACACAACACAAAATCATACACATATACTATCATACTCCTGTGAGGTTACATAGAATGAAACTGATGAAGGACAACATATGCTGGAAGTGTAAATCAGAAGTTGTAACCTTTTTACATTGTATGTGGTACTGCAAACTTGTTAATCCGCTAAAGTTTTGGACTAAAGTAGTAGATTTTCTGAGTAATTGGTCAGGCACAGTTGTCCCTATGGCTCCTGCTGTATGTTTGCTAGGGGACAAAACCCAAATACTGGATGTATCCAAAAGAACACTTTGTGTTATTATGGTTGGCCTAATCACAGCTTCCAGGATCATTCTAAAGCACTGGAAATCAACTCTGCCCCTGAACTTGAAAGAATGGACAGATGACATAGTGGAGATTGCGTCTTATGAATCTATGTtacacagaatcaaggactgCAGGGGAGACAAAGAGGATGGGGAGAACCCATGGGACCTATTTTGGACCAGCATTGGATGATCTTGCGTATCGTAAATTGGATCCAATGTGGATTGTGGGACATGTTGCTGTTGTGGACTGAATTTCCACTCACCCTTGTCTTGGTTGCCCTGCCCCTGTGTACTGTAGCAAATTCTGAAGCATATGTTGGTAGCCCTGTGCCAACAAACCaggttttgtttgtgtttgtttattttgtttgttctgatgttcttaatgaaaaattaaataataaaaaaaaaacttgaaataCATTGGAGAGAAGGGTATATGTTGTTTAGGCTTTTGTCCAATAGGCCATTTGTGGGTGACTGGAAATTCCAAACCAGACACAGTAACAGTTTATGTATGTCAACCAGTGTCAATCACAATGTTTAGTGTAATAAACACGCCAAATACATCTACAATCATAGCTGGATAAGCTTAAAAGCTCAGACATTTTGCTCACTGTTTAGTTCCCCCACTTCACAATCTCTCCTGTGCCCTTGGatagatataaatatattacaaaaCACATTAAAACCTACAAAATAATGttctgaaaaattaaaaattatttcTAAATCCCAAAACCTTTAAATAGCCATCATGTGCATTCACAGCCTGCCTTGCTTCACAAATACGAGGTATTCAGTCACATGTGTCAACAGGAAGTCAATTTCCCAGGTCTTCGGCATTCACAGAAATGTTGGGCGCATGTGGGTTGCTTAGCTTA is part of the Paramormyrops kingsleyae isolate MSU_618 chromosome 17, PKINGS_0.4, whole genome shotgun sequence genome and encodes:
- the LOC111857725 gene encoding olfactory receptor 2K2-like, which encodes MDSFELSWEGLYITLTFSSLIYSVTLGCNLILLLIIATNSNLHQPMYLFLLNLSVNDLIGISAMVPRVMLNMLSQDKAITFLACVIQALCLHIYGGATLLILSVMAFDRYIAICHPLRYHSIMTKGSVMKLSVLAWLVDILLVGVLFVLTLQYPFCRTALSNYYCDNVSILKLTCAKETTVNNIYGLFITGLLHSIGLSSVFFTYIHILITCFRNRSVESNGKAMHTCATHLLVFLIYEFSGFVIVLCYRIPSMPPSLQKFMAMSFFVIPPCINPIIYGVKTKEIKRKLKLVFANKIFPNKQRPTNSDKLQALIMQEWAAINQDSAQKLIDSMGTICSSTASFSDIGIVCSLEMLGLKDHAPGPMDIWLFFVGQALPGDLLVTGPEA